One window of the Misgurnus anguillicaudatus chromosome 8, ASM2758022v2, whole genome shotgun sequence genome contains the following:
- the rtf2 gene encoding replication termination factor 2 isoform X1 yields the protein MGCDGGTIPKRHELVKGPKKVEKVDKNAELAAKWKYCALSQEKLKRPIVACELGRLYNKDAIIEYLLDKSAERPNTEVVAHIRSIKDVKELNLTDNPAWEGESHNIKGDCYEDMHCAMFICPVVGLEMNGKHKFCYLQTCGCVFSERALKEVKTEICHKCGDPFQEDDIVVLNGSKEEVEKLQKALDERRLKAKSAKKSKKSKDAKSSKTDDSTGNLLKNPETKPASNAASTNGNHSDAAGPSTSGESSKAVKTLTGPATGSKRSIQDMKDKSETYKSLFTSHSSAKRTKDQISNWVTHTPYHF from the exons ATGGGATGTGATGGTGGAACCATACCGAAAAGACACGAACTTGTCAAAGGACCGAAGAAAGTGGAGAAG GTTGATAAAAATGCCGAGTTAGCTGCCAAATGGAAATATTGTGCACTGAGTCAAGAGAAATTAAAACGACCCATTGTTGCCTGTGAACTGGGCAG ACTGTATAATAAAGATGCCATCATTGAATATCTGCTGGACAAATCTGCAGAGAGACCAAACACTGAGGTTGTGGCTCACATCCGTAGCATCAAG GATGTGAAGGAGCTGAATCTGACTGATAATCCAGCATGGGAAGGTGAAAGTCACAACATTAAGGGTGATTGTTATGAAGACATGCACTGCGCCATGTTCATCTGTCCTGTCGTTGGTCTGGAGATGAATGGAAAGCACAA GTTTTGTTACTTGCAGACGTGTGGATGTGTTTTCTCAGAACGAGCGCTCAAAGAGGTTAAGACAGAGATCTGCCACAAG TGTGGTGATCCTTTCCAAGAAGACGACATTGTGGTGTTGAATGGATCTAAGGAGGAAGTGGAGAAGCTGCAGAAAGCTTTGGATGAGCGCAGATTAAAAGCCAAATCAGCCAAG AAATCAAAGAAAAGTAAAGATGCAAAATCCTCCAAGACCGATGATTCAa CAGGAAACTTACTGAAAAACCCAGAGACCAAACCTGCATCCAACGCAGCGAGCACAAATGGAAACCACAGTGATGCAG CAGGGCCCTCGACCTCGGGTGAAAGTTCAAAGGCAGTAAAGACCCTGACTGGACCTGCCACGGGTAGCAAGAGGTCAATTCAGGACATGAAGGATAAATCTGAGACCTACAAATCCCTCTTCACTTCTCACAGCTCTGCCAAACGTACCAAAGACCAGATATCTAACTGGGTCACCCACACTCCATACCACTTTTAA
- the gcnt7 gene encoding beta-1,3-galactosyl-O-glycosyl-glycoprotein beta-1,6-N-acetylglucosaminyltransferase 7, whose product MVQLESAKCSFLLCLGICILICFTIYLKANISNAPQASPSPNDFMCQAPEEDCPILPSPRPGFRWERKDCTRMTSYVADPDANCTELQSKLHFIMVPLSKEEDDFPLAFIITIHKELETFLRLLRAIYAPQNVYCIHVDAKASEDYKASVRNLARCFPNVFLASVSERVTYAGFSRLKADINCMEDLVRSPTNWKRVINLCGQDFPIQTNLELVRYMQESKWKDKNMTPGIKQPSHIQYRTQFQYKEVKDSHVAPVGKRFTKGPPPHNLTIYFGTAYYSLTRQFVQYILNSPVAKDLLSWSRDTFSPDEHYWVTLNHVAEAPGSYIEGGWEGNVRAIKWKDQEGISHQGCKGQYVRDICIYGTNDLLWVVERYSMFANKFETAGFPKALDCLELWHRHKLLQQTMVPIQPSWHLITEVLEGSSNSTAGG is encoded by the exons ATGGTCCAGCTTGAGAGTGCCAAGTGCAGTTTCCTTCTCTGCCTTGGAATCTGTATCCTTATCTGTTTCACCATCTACCTAAAGGCCAATATATCTAACGCACCCCAAGCTTCTCCCTCTCCAAACGACTTTATGTGCCAAGCCCCGGAGGAAGACTGTCCGATTCTTCCTTCGCCAAGGCCGGGCTTCAGATGGGAACGAAAAGACTGTACGAGGATGACGAGCTATGTCGCCGACCCCGATGCGAACTGCACTGAATTGCAATCGAAACTTCACTTTATTATGGTGCCATTAAGCAAAGAAGAAGACGACTTTCCTTTAGCATTCATCATTACTATACACAAAGAGCTTGAAACATTTCTTCGACTTCTGAGAGCCATCTACGCTCCGCAGAACGTCTACTGCATACATGTGGACGCTAAAGCGTCAGAGGACTACAAGGCGAGCGTTCGGAACCTCGCCAGGTGCTTTCCGAATGTCTTTCTGGCTAGCGTCAGCGAAAGGGTGACCTACGCCGGTTTCTCCCGTCTAAAGGCGGACATCAACTGTATGGAAGACCTTGTGAGGTCTCCCACGAACTGGAAAAGAGTTATCAATTTGTGCGGCCAGGACTTTCCCATTCAGACCAACCTGGAGTTGGTTCGGTACATGCAGGAATCTAAGTGGAAAGATAAGAACATGACACCGGGAATCAAGCAGCCATCTCACATCCAGTACAGAACTCAGTTTCAATACAAGGAAGTCAAGGACTCCCACGTGGCACCAGTAGGCAAACGCTTCACGAAGGGGCCACCTCCACATAACCTGACCATCTACTTCGGGACTGCCTATTACTCCTTGACAAggcagtttgtacagtatatactCAACAGCCCCGTAGCCAAAGACCTGTTGAGTTGGTCTAGAGACACCTTTAGTCCAGATGAACATTATTGGGTGACGCTAAATCATGTGGCAG AAGCCCCTGGCAGTTATATTGAGGGTGGATGGGAAGGCAACGTTCGTGCTATCAAATGGAAGGACCAGGAGGGAATATCACACCAGGGTTGTAAAG GACAATACGTCAGGGATATCTGCATATACGGGACTAACGACTTGCTGTGGGTTGTGGAAAGATACAGCATGTTTGCTAATAAATTTGAGACTGCGGGCTTCCCTAAAGCTTTGGACTGTCTGGAATTGTGGCACAGACACAAACTTTTACAGCAAACGATGGTTCCTATACAACCATCATGGCATCTTATCACAGAAGTCCTTGAAGGCAGTTCAAATTCAACAGCAGGGGGGTGA
- the rtf2 gene encoding replication termination factor 2 isoform X2, protein MGCDGGTIPKRHELVKGPKKVEKVDKNAELAAKWKYCALSQEKLKRPIVACELGRLYNKDAIIEYLLDKSAERPNTEVVAHIRSIKDVKELNLTDNPAWEGESHNIKGDCYEDMHCAMFICPVVGLEMNGKHKFCYLQTCGCVFSERALKEVKTEICHKCGDPFQEDDIVVLNGSKEEVEKLQKALDERRLKAKSAKKSKKSKDAKSSKTDDSTGNLLKNPETKPASNAASTNGNHSDAGPSTSGESSKAVKTLTGPATGSKRSIQDMKDKSETYKSLFTSHSSAKRTKDQISNWVTHTPYHF, encoded by the exons ATGGGATGTGATGGTGGAACCATACCGAAAAGACACGAACTTGTCAAAGGACCGAAGAAAGTGGAGAAG GTTGATAAAAATGCCGAGTTAGCTGCCAAATGGAAATATTGTGCACTGAGTCAAGAGAAATTAAAACGACCCATTGTTGCCTGTGAACTGGGCAG ACTGTATAATAAAGATGCCATCATTGAATATCTGCTGGACAAATCTGCAGAGAGACCAAACACTGAGGTTGTGGCTCACATCCGTAGCATCAAG GATGTGAAGGAGCTGAATCTGACTGATAATCCAGCATGGGAAGGTGAAAGTCACAACATTAAGGGTGATTGTTATGAAGACATGCACTGCGCCATGTTCATCTGTCCTGTCGTTGGTCTGGAGATGAATGGAAAGCACAA GTTTTGTTACTTGCAGACGTGTGGATGTGTTTTCTCAGAACGAGCGCTCAAAGAGGTTAAGACAGAGATCTGCCACAAG TGTGGTGATCCTTTCCAAGAAGACGACATTGTGGTGTTGAATGGATCTAAGGAGGAAGTGGAGAAGCTGCAGAAAGCTTTGGATGAGCGCAGATTAAAAGCCAAATCAGCCAAG AAATCAAAGAAAAGTAAAGATGCAAAATCCTCCAAGACCGATGATTCAa CAGGAAACTTACTGAAAAACCCAGAGACCAAACCTGCATCCAACGCAGCGAGCACAAATGGAAACCACAGTGATGCAG GGCCCTCGACCTCGGGTGAAAGTTCAAAGGCAGTAAAGACCCTGACTGGACCTGCCACGGGTAGCAAGAGGTCAATTCAGGACATGAAGGATAAATCTGAGACCTACAAATCCCTCTTCACTTCTCACAGCTCTGCCAAACGTACCAAAGACCAGATATCTAACTGGGTCACCCACACTCCATACCACTTTTAA